From a region of the Falco peregrinus isolate bFalPer1 chromosome 5, bFalPer1.pri, whole genome shotgun sequence genome:
- the LMCD1 gene encoding LIM and cysteine-rich domains protein 1: MSVSQPQSGRGVPCLRCRGTCMGFEPHSWRKICKSCKCSQEDHSLSSDMEDDQKIGRLLSDSKYATLTARVKGGDGIRIYKRNRMIITNPIVSRKDPTFDTITYEWAPPGLTQKLAMQYMELIPKEMQPVAGTDGAYYRRRQLMRQLPLYDQDPSQCRGLAESELKLMEDFVKKYKAEALGVGEVALPGQGGSGKEEGKQQDKSITASKLPESTNGALESVPAGGHYRCETCKQVVPGDCPVVYADRAGYSRQWHPACFVCCQCSEPLVDLIYFWKSGAAWCGRHYCESLRPRCAGCDEIIFSEDYQQAEGMAWHKKHFACLECETLLTGKPFTLDNTSLLCATCSKSKRL, encoded by the exons ATGTCAGTGAGCCAGCCACAGTCGGGAAGAGGTGTGCCTTGTTTACGTTGCAGAGGGACGTGCATGGGGTTTGAGCCACATTCTTGGAG GAAAATCTGTAAATCATGCAAATGCAGCCAGGAGGATCACAGCCTGAGCTCAGACATGGAGGATGATCAGAAAATTGGGCGCCTGCTGTCAGACTCCAAGTATGCCACGCTCACTGCCCGGGTGAAAGGAGGTGATGGCATTCGCATTTACAAAAGAAACCGCATGATCATCACCAACCCCATTGTCTCGCGGAAAGACCCCACCTTCGACACCATCACGTACGAGTGGGCTCCACCAGGGCTCACCCAGAAGCTG GCCATGCAGTACATGGAGCTGATCCCAAAGGAGATGCAGCCAGTGGCAGGGACAGATGGGGCGTACTATCGCCGGCGGCAGCTAATGAGACAGCTCCCACTGTATGACCAGGACCCGTCCCAGTGCCGTGGCCTCGCTGAGAGCGAGCTGAAGCTGATGGAAGACTTTGTGAAGAAGTACAAAGCTGAAGCACTGGGTGTTGGGGAGGTGGCACTGCCAGGCCAGGGTGGCAGTgggaaagaggaggggaagcagcaggacaagagcATCACTGCCAGCAAACTCCCCGAGTCCACCAATGGGGCCCTCGAGAGTGTGCCAGCAGGAGGGCACTAT CGCTGCGAGACCTGCAAGCAGGTGGTGCCAGGGGACTGCCCGGTGGTCTATGCTGACAGGGCGGGCTACTCGCGGCAGTGGCACCCGGCGTGTTTCGTGTGCTGCCAGTGCTCCGAGCCACTTGTCGACCTCATCTACTTCTGGAAGAGTGGGGCTGCCTGGTGCGGGCGCCACTACTGTGAGAGCCTCCGGCCACGCTGCGCCGGCTGCGATGAG ATCATCTTCTCGGAGGACTACCAGCAGGCAGAAGGGATGGCCTGGCACAAGAAGCACTTTGCCTGCCTGGAGTGTGAGACGCTGCTGACGGGCAAACCCTTCACTCTGGACAACACCAGCCTCCTGTGTGCAAcctgcagcaaaagcaaacgcctctga